In the Mycolicibacterium thermoresistibile genome, one interval contains:
- a CDS encoding Clp protease N-terminal domain-containing protein gives MTEPTRITAPVRLDDLINAITTVHSEPLEQLATAVLTAEALGDLADHLIGHFVDQARRSGASWTDIGRSMGVSKQAAKKRFVPKTGTAPLDPHDGFNRFTPRARNVVVGAQNRAHDAGNPEIGPEHLLLGMLDDADALAVRLIDAQGVDPVSLRGAIRLPDRSADVPKLIPFNAAARKVLELTVREALRLGHNYVGTEHILLALLEHEDGEGPLHTAGITKDRTERDLVRILDSLTPKR, from the coding sequence ATGACCGAACCGACCCGCATCACCGCTCCGGTGCGACTCGACGACCTGATCAACGCGATCACCACGGTGCACAGCGAACCGCTGGAACAACTGGCCACCGCGGTGCTGACCGCCGAGGCGCTCGGCGACCTCGCCGACCACCTCATCGGGCATTTCGTCGATCAGGCCCGCCGATCCGGGGCCTCCTGGACCGACATCGGCCGCAGCATGGGCGTCAGCAAGCAGGCCGCCAAGAAGCGGTTCGTCCCCAAGACCGGCACCGCCCCGCTGGACCCCCACGACGGCTTCAACCGATTCACCCCGCGGGCGCGCAACGTCGTCGTCGGCGCCCAGAATCGCGCCCACGACGCCGGCAATCCCGAGATCGGCCCGGAGCACCTGCTGCTCGGCATGCTCGATGACGCCGACGCCCTCGCGGTCCGGCTGATCGACGCCCAGGGCGTCGATCCGGTGAGCCTGCGGGGCGCGATCCGGCTGCCGGACCGCAGCGCCGACGTCCCGAAGCTGATCCCGTTCAACGCGGCGGCCCGCAAGGTTCTGGAGCTCACCGTGCGGGAGGCACTTCGGTTGGGGCACAACTACGTCGGCACCGAACACATCCTGCTGGCACTGCTCGAACACGAGGACGGGGAGGGTCCGTTGCACACCGCCGGCATCACCAAGGACCGCACCGAGAGGGACCTGGTGCGCATCCTCGATTCGCTGACACCGAAGCGCTGA
- a CDS encoding ArsR/SmtB family transcription factor, translating to MQATIFGALGEPSRLRIVELLRAGPHSVGEIAEALGIRQPQVSKHLRVLADSGIVTGEARARQRIYRLEAAPFEQIGRWAESFEQVWEARLDSLGEFLESITPEGTADDVDPDR from the coding sequence GTGCAGGCGACGATCTTCGGGGCGCTCGGCGAGCCGAGCCGGCTGCGGATCGTCGAACTGCTGCGGGCCGGGCCACACTCGGTGGGCGAGATCGCCGAGGCGCTCGGTATCCGTCAGCCGCAGGTCAGCAAACACCTTCGGGTACTGGCTGATTCGGGCATCGTCACCGGCGAGGCCCGGGCTCGGCAGCGGATCTACCGCCTCGAAGCCGCGCCGTTCGAGCAGATCGGCCGCTGGGCCGAATCGTTCGAGCAGGTGTGGGAAGCCCGCCTGGACAGCCTGGGCGAGTTCCTCGAATCGATCACACCCGAAGGGACTGCTGATGACGTCGACCCGGACCGCTGA
- a CDS encoding SRPBCC family protein, translated as MILQMFKKTKVLNLERSYRAPIDTVWRAWTEPDMLRQWWGPEKTFVPECDVDLRVGGALHIVMEAGPEMGKYQGTRWPMSGTFTHIERPTRLTYDARSWTEGEEEGTTIHHTNDITLTGNDGSTTVRMHITISRIGPKAKMAAFGMKWGYKAQLGKLEKLLSDQA; from the coding sequence ATGATCCTGCAGATGTTCAAGAAGACCAAGGTGCTCAACCTGGAACGCTCCTACCGGGCGCCGATCGACACCGTATGGCGGGCATGGACAGAACCCGACATGCTGCGGCAGTGGTGGGGCCCGGAGAAGACCTTCGTCCCCGAATGCGACGTCGACCTGCGGGTCGGCGGCGCCCTCCACATCGTGATGGAAGCCGGCCCGGAGATGGGCAAGTACCAGGGCACCCGGTGGCCGATGTCGGGCACCTTCACCCACATCGAGCGGCCCACCCGGCTCACCTACGACGCGCGGTCCTGGACCGAGGGTGAGGAGGAGGGAACCACGATCCACCACACCAACGACATCACCCTCACCGGAAACGACGGATCCACCACGGTGCGAATGCACATCACCATCAGCAGGATCGGGCCGAAGGCCAAAATGGCGGCGTTCGGCATGAAGTGGGGCTACAAGGCGCAACTCGGCAAGCTGGAGAAGCTGCTGTCCGACCAAGCCTGA